In one Kluyveromyces marxianus DMKU3-1042 DNA, complete genome, chromosome 4 genomic region, the following are encoded:
- the BDF1 gene encoding chromatin-binding protein BDF1 — MQMAETRDLKEVPSEHATVVDMKPSGGNVAVNGNSAGGVGDMKAEGGATAVGAAVVATPAATPEAVPEETVPEEQPVSTEAEPTAAAAAEPVAGIETPADAPVDTPAEATAEEARTEAPTEPKPEENMVPAPAPPQEPDMNNLPQNPMPAHQKKHALTAIKAVKRLKDAKPFLKPVDIVALNIPLYYNYIPRPMDLSTIERKLNVDAYETPEQVTDDFNLMVNNCIKFNGDKSVIAQMARNIQASFEKHMLNMPSKDAPPQQQKRTKANPDQPVVIRRAPSQSGRPKREIHPPKTKDIYPYESNKPKSKKHQMEMKFCQQVLKELLSKKYSSFNYPFLEPVDPVALNCPTYFDFVKEPMDLGTIQKKLNNWEYQTAEEFEHDVRLVFKNCYAFNPEGTIVNMMGHRLEDVFNSRWADRPVIPDEESADEGGESDDGYESEEASEEEQIDETQITNPAIQYLEQQLERMKIELQQLKKQELERIRKERRAARGASKSKRRGKTGTKRKAAGNGKSAASSASSGGKRRKKNPLKAVVTYDMKRTISERIGDLPESKLEKAVDIIRKSMPEIGADDEVELDIEQLDENTILTLYNTFFRKYDSANNGYAGVDDGVLSVSSETDLRHSSLSPNSTKSKGKRRRSKALSEEEQNNQIQQIKNKLASFNANSPMSPNTLNALAHQHHQQHSNESSSEDDMSSESEEE; from the coding sequence ATGCAGATGGCCGAGACACGTGACTTAAAAGAAGTGCCCAGTGAGCACGCGACTGTTGTTGACATGAAACCCTCTGGGGGAAACGTTGCTGTGAATGGTAACAGCGCGGGCGGTGTTGGTGATATGAAGGCTGAAGGCGGTGCGACTGCGGTCGGAGCGGCGGTCGTGGCTACTCCTGCAGCAACACCAGAAGCTGTTCCAGAGGAGACTGTTCCAGAGGAACAACCTGTTTCAACTGAGGCGGAGCCAacggcagcagcagcagcagaaccAGTGGCAGGAATAGAGACTCCTGCAGATGCACCTGTGGATACACCTGCAGAAGCCACTGCAGAAGAAGCCCGTACAGAAGCTCCAACAGAGCCTAagccagaagaaaatatggTTCCAGCTCCGGCCCCACCCCAAGAGCCAGATATGAACAACCTTCCGCAAAATCCGATGCCTGCTCACCAAAAGAAGCACGCACTCACCGCTATCAAAGCGGTTAAACGCTTAAAGGATGCCAAACCTTTCTTGAAGCCAGTGGATATTGTCGCCTTGAACATTCCTCTCTACTATAACTACATCCCTCGTCCAATGGACCTCTCGACTATCGAGAGAAAGTTGAACGTAGATGCGTATGAGACTCCCGAACAAGTGACCGATGACTTCAATTTAATGGTCAACAACTGTATCAAGTTCAACGGTGATAAGTCTGTGATTGCACAAATGGCTAGAAACATCCAGGCCTCTTTCGAGAAGCATATGCTAAATATGCCTTCCAAAGACGCACCTCCTCAACAGCAAAAACGCACAAAGGCAAACCCTGACCAACCGGTGGTGATCAGAAGAGCACCATCGCAGTCAGGCAGACCGAAGCGTGAAATCCATCCACCAAAGACCAAGGATATTTATCCCTACGAAAGTAACAAGCCTAAGTCTAAAAAGCACCAAATGGAGATGAAGTTCTGTCAACAAGTCCTAAAGGAATTGCTCTCAAAGAAGTACTCGTCGTTTAATTATCCATTCCTTGAGCCAGTGGATCCAGTGGCATTGAATTGCCCAACCTATTTCGATTTCGTCAAGGAACCCATGGATCTCGGTACCATCCagaaaaaattgaacaacTGGGAATATCAGACCGCTGAAGAATTCGAGCACGATGTTAGATTGGTGTTCAAGAATTGCTACGCTTTCAACCCAGAAGGAACTATCGTTAACATGATGGGTCATCGTCTAGAGGACGTTTTCAATTCTAGATGGGCTGATAGACCAGTGATCCCTGACGAAGAAAGTGCGGACGAGGGTGGTGAATCGGATGATGGATATGAATCGGAAGAGgcttctgaagaagaacaaatcGACGAAACTCAAATTACTAACCCTGCTATCCAATACCTAGAACAACAGTTGGAAAGAATGAAGATAGAATTGCAacagttgaagaagcaagaaCTCGAGAGAatcagaaaagaaagaagagcagCCAGGGGTGCATCCAAGTCAAAGAGAAGAGGCAAGACAGGCACCAAGAGAAAGGCAGCTGGAAATGGTAAATCTGCTGCGTCTTCAGCATCTTCTGGTGGTAAGAGACGTAAGAAGAACCCATTAAAGGCTGTCGTCACTTACGACATGAAGCGTACCATTAGTGAGAGAATTGGTGATTTGCCCGAAAGTAAGCTTGAAAAGGCTGTAGATATTATCAGAAAGTCCATGCCTGAAATCGGTGCAGATGACGAAGTGGAGTTAGATATTGAACAACTTGACGAAAACACTATTCTAACGTTGTATAACACTTTCTTCCGCAAGTACGATTCCGCTAACAATGGTTATGCTGGAGTGGACGATGGGGTTCTGTCCGTTTCTTCTGAAACTGACTTGAGACACAGTTCTTTGTCACCAAACTCTACAAAATCAAAGGGCAAACGTCGGAGAAGTAAAGCATTGAGCGAAGAGGAGCAGAACAATCAAATACAGCAGattaaaaacaaattaGCCTCTTTCAATGCAAACTCTCCAATGAGTCCAAACACTTTGAACGCTCTAGCTCATCAacaccatcaacaacacAGTAACGAATCCTCGTCTGAAGATGACATGAGTAGCGAGAGCGAGGAAGAGTAA
- the YET3 gene encoding Yet3p, translating to MFNHFKCSFQVYIYDQESNRDLKVLSTPESMSLYHGLVYAILVVELITLTLLGLPLPLVLKKPVIKALSKPLLSSTVQITIKCVLGFILLLFVDSMNRVYGIESELDRMKESGVGTYPHGKTEILSRKFFWQRNMYLTGITLFLTFLLTRVATLVWELFDMKDAYETTLKTKQDELPPKQKSLAKEIADIDEEIARLKEQSTALQEQMK from the coding sequence ATGTTCAACCATTTCAAATGCTCGTTTCaagtttatatatatgatcAAGAATCGAATCGCGATCTAAAGGTTCTATCTACCCCTGAAAGCATGTCTCTGTATCATGGTTTGGTGTACGCCATTCTCGTTGTTGAGCTCATTACCTTAACGCTATTGGGTCTGCCACTCCCTTTGGTGCTGAAGAAGCCCGTGATCAAGGCTCTATCAAAACCGCTCCTGTCGTCAACGGTTCAAATTACCATCAAATGTGTACTAGGTTTTATCCTACTACTATTTGTTGACTCTATGAACAGAGTATATGGTATTGAAAGTGAATTGGACAGAATGAAGGAATCGGGCGTTGGGACTTATCCGCATGGCAAGACGGAAATCTTGTCAAGGAAGTTCTTTTGGCAGAGAAATATGTATTTAACTGGCATCACATTGTTTCTCACGTTTTTGTTGACTCGTGTGGCTACGCTTGTATGGGAACTTTTCGACATGAAGGATGCGTACGAGACTACATTGAAGACCAAACAAGACGAGTTGCCTCCAAAGCAAAAATCTTTAGCCAAGGAGATCGCCGATATCGATGAGGAGATAGCACGTTTGAAAGAACAGTCTACTGCTCTGCAGGAACAAATGAAATGA
- the DUS3 gene encoding tRNA dihydrouridine synthase DUS3 translates to MSAAKRPASDADASSASSSAPKKIDSKGVAQLKPEYIVLNDQPSTVQYDDEESSSSRLDLDAQQNGNGKGKKNKKSKQRGQNKNRDNRQAREQNALCSKFVCNVNATCPFGDKCRYVHDVKQYLEHKAPEIKSEYFPVCPVWQSLGYCPMGYKCCFLSSHCNLETLELNEVQDPDTKQKLYDANHEINHIDGERKYDLIKKRFPFTKSEHILEIIDAMQQENRDSMAEAEAGAKARAKARSAAQQDAETPAPTEAGEAPAAEAPAAEASQPQLSPQALEQKSKADRKRERQRELYLQYRDTRYFAQEKRKLDLHHKKIVSPLTTVGNLPYRRLMRKLGADVTYSEMALAVPLIQGTNSEWALPKAHCTEFPGFGVQIACSKTWQAAKAAEAIAANISGVSEINLNSGCPIDLLYRQGSGSALLDNPARMIRCLNGMNYVSNDIPVTVKIRTGTREGHPIALSITKRLVMETDVAAITLHGRTRQQRYTKLADWDYVGEVANAVRTYEAEKQENKELRDGQKLQFVGNGDCNNWEDWYKHLENENIDSVMVARGALIKPWIFEEVDAKQYLDKSSTERLEILKDYAQFAMDHWGTDQFGISQCRRFFCEFMSFFHRYVPMGICERYPVLLNERPPNWKGRDDLETLLGSADSNDWIKLSELFFGKVNDEFVFTPKHKSNSFAPTTN, encoded by the coding sequence ATGTCCGCCGCTAAAAGACCAGCCTCAGATGCTGACGCATCTTCGGCTTCATCTTCGGCCCCAAAGAAGATCGACTCCAAAGGCGTCGCCCAGCTAAAGCCAGAATACATTGTCCTCAACGACCAGCCCTCAACCGTGCAGTACGACGACGAAGAGTCCTCGTCCTCCCGTCTAGACCTCGACGCCCAGCAAAACGGTAACGGCAAGggcaaaaagaacaagaagtcAAAACAAAGAGgccaaaacaaaaaccgTGACAACAGACAGGCAAGGGAACAGAACGCGTTATGCTCCAAGTTCGTGTGCAACGTCAACGCTACGTGTCCGTTCGGTGACAAGTGCAGGTACGTGCACGACGTTAAGCAGTACCTCGAACACAAGGCACCAGAAATCAAGTCCGAGTACTTCCCAGTGTGTCCCGTGTGGCAGTCGCTTGGCTACTGTCCAATGGGGTACAAGTGCTGCTTCTTGTCCTCCCATTGCAACCTAGAGACCCTTGAATTGAACGAAGTACAGGACCCAGACACTAAACAGAAGCTCTACGACGCAAACCACGAGATCAACCACATCGACGGTGAAAGGAAATACGATTTGATCAAGAAACGCTTCCCCTTCACCAAGAGCGAACACATCCTAGAGATCATCGACGCCATGCAGCAGGAAAATAGAGATTCGATGGCCGAGGCAGAAGCCGGAGCTAAGGCCAGAGCCAAGGCTAGATCTGCTGCGCAGCAAGACGCTGAAACTCCTGCTCCAACAGAAGCTGGAGAAGCTCCAGCAGCAGAAGCTCCAGCAGCAGAAGCTTCACAACCTCAGCTCTCCCCACAAGCACTAGaacaaaaatcaaaagcGGACCGcaagagagaaagacaaCGGGAATTGTACCTCCAATACCGCGACACCCGCTACTTCGCACAAGAAAAACGTAAGCTAGACCTCCACCACAAGAAAATCGTCTCCCCATTGACCACCGTCGGAAACCTCCCTTACCGTCGTCTAATGCGCAAACTCGGTGCGGACGTTACTTATTCAGAAATGGCCTTAGCGGTTCCGCTCATTCAGGGTACTAACTCAGAATGGGCTCTTCCGAAGGCTCACTGCACCGAATTCCCGGGATTCGGTGTCCAAATCGCTTGCTCAAAGACTTGGCAAGCAGCAAAAGCAGCAGAAGCCATTGCTGCAAACATCTCGGGCGTCAGCGAAATAAACTTGAATAGTGGTTGCCCAATTGATCTTCTATACAGACAAGGAAGCGGAAGTGCCTTGTTAGACAACCCTGCAAGAATGATTCGTTGTCTAAACGGTATGAACTACGTCTCAAACGATATCCCAGTCACAGTAAAGATACGTACCGGTACCAGAGAGGGCCATCCAATTGCCCTATCCATCACCAAGAGACTGGTCATGGAAACTGACGTCGCCGCTATCACTTTGCATGGTAGAACTAGACAACAGAGGTACACCAAACTGGCTGATTGGGACTACGTCGGAGAAGTAGCCAATGCCGTTAGAACCTATGAAGCAGAAaagcaagaaaacaaagagctAAGAGACGGCCAAAAACTACAATTCGTCGGTAATGGTGACTGTAATAACTGGGAAGATTGGTACAAGCATTtggaaaacgaaaacatCGACAGTGTCATGGTAGCGCGCGGTGCCTTGATCAAACCATGgatctttgaagaagttgacgCCAAACAATACTTGGACAAATCCTCTACCGAAAGACTCGAAATTTTGAAGGACTACGCCCAATTCGCCATGGATCACTGGGGTACAGACCAATTTGGTATTTCGCAATGTCGTAGATTCTTTTGCGAATTTATGTCTTTCTTCCACAGATACGTGCCAATGGGTATTTGCGAAAGGTATCCTGTCTTATTGAACGAGAGACCACCAAATTGGAAGGGCCGTGATGACCTTGAAACTTTATTAGGATCTGCCGATTCTAATGACTGGATCAAATTATCTGAACTCTTCTTCGGTAAGGTCAACGATGAATTCGTTTTTACTCCAAAGCACAAGAGTAACTCTTTTGCTCCCACTACTAActga